In Castanea sativa cultivar Marrone di Chiusa Pesio chromosome 6, ASM4071231v1, a single window of DNA contains:
- the LOC142641037 gene encoding cytochrome P450 78A3-like, with product MRTDIESLWVFALASKCQAFTQSNIAWLILVMCLAWLGMTLIFWAHPGGPAWGRHSYIRNKKSSSSSSSSSSSSSSITLANKPIIPGPRGFPLIGSMNLMVSLAHHKIAAAAEACQAKRLMAFSLGDTRVIVTCNPDVAKEILNSSVFADRPIKESAYSLMFNRAIGFAPYGVYWRTLRRIAAAHMFCPKQIKASESQRSEIASQMIAIMLGDQGQSVTVRQLLKRASLNNMMCSVFGCKYSLASSNEEVEELERLVGEGYELLGLLNWSDHLPWLAEFDAQKIRSRCSKLVPRVNRFVGRIIAQHRAQTSEKTRDFVDVLLSLQGPEKLSESDMIAVLWEMIFRGTDTVAVLIEWILARMVLHPDEQSKVHNELDEVVGKSRGVNEADVASLVYIAAVVKEVLRLHPPGPLLSWARLAINDTTIDGYHVPHGTTAMVNMWAIARDPHVWSDPLEFMPQRFVTKEGEVEFSVLGSDLRLAPFGSGRRTCPGKTLGLTTVSFWVASLLHEYEFLPSDQNTVDLSEVLKLSCEMANPLIVKVRPRRR from the exons ATGAGAACAGACATAGAAAGCCTCTGGGTATTTGCCTTGGCCTCTAAATGCCAAGCTTTTACACAATCAAACATTGCATGGCTAATTTTAGTCATGTGTCTGGCTTGGCTAGGCATGACCCTTATTTTCTGGGCTCACCCTGGTGGCCCAGCTTGGGGTAGGCACAGTTATATCAGAAacaaaaaatcatcatcatcatcatcatcatcatcttcttcttccagTTCTATCACCCTAGCCAATAAGCCAATTATACCAGGACCAAGAGGGTTTCCACTAATTGGAAGCATGAACTTAATGGTCTCACTCGCTCACCACAAAATTGCTGCAGCAGCAGAAGCATGCCAAGCTAAGAGGCTTATGGCCTTTAGCCTTGGTGACACTCGCGTTATTGTCACATGTAACCCAGACGTGGCCAAAGAAATCCTGAATAGCTCTGTGTTTGCTGATCGTCCGATAAAGGAGTCAGCCTATAGCTTGATGTTCAACAGGGCAATTGGGTTCGCTCCTTATGGCGTTTACTGGCGAACCCTGAGGAGAATCGCAGCCGCGCACATGTTTTGCCCAAAGCAAATCAAAGCTTCCGAGTCCCAAAGGTCAGAAATTGCTTCCCAAATGATAGCAATAATGTTGGGAGACCAGGGACAGAGTGTGACTGTGCGTCAACTACTAAAGCGTGCTTCCTTAAACAACATGATGTGCTCGGTTTTCGGATGCAAATATAGTCTGGCTTCATCGAACGAGGAAGTGGAAGAGCTAGAGAGACTGGTGGGTGAAGGGTACGAGTTATTGGGCTTGTTGAATTGGTCAGACCACCTGCCTTGGCTAGCAGAGTTTGATGCTCAAAAAATCCGGTCCAGATGCTCCAAACTTGTCCCAAGAGTGAACCGCTTTGTTGGCCGAATCATAGCCCAACACCGAGCTCAAACCAGTGAAAAAACCCGGGATTTTGTTGATGTTTTGCTCTCTCTCCAAGGCCCTGAAAAGTTATCCGAGTCCGATATGATCGCCGTTCTCTgg gAAATGATTTTCCGAGGGACTGATACGGTGGCTGTTTTGATCGAGTGGATCCTGGCTAGGATGGTGCTTCATCCTGACGAGCAATCAAAGGTCCACAATGAGCTTGATGAGGTTGTTGGCAAATCACGTGGCGTTAATGAGGCTGACGTGGCTTCGCTGGTGTATATTGCGGCTGTGGTGAAAGAGGTGCTGAGGTTGCACCCACCTGGCCCACTTCTCTCGTGGGCCCGACTGGCTATCAATGACACAACCATTGATGGGTACCACGTGCCTCATGGGACCACTGCAATGGTGAACATGTGGGCCATAGCTAGGGACCCACATGTCTGGTCTGACCCACTAGAATTTATGCCCCAAAGGTTTGTCACCAAGGAGGGTGAGGTGGAGTTTTCTGTACTCGGGTCGGATCTTAGACTTGCTCCATTTGGGTCGGGCAGGAGGACTTGCCCCGGCAAGACTTTGGGTTTAACCACGGTCAGCTTTTGGGTTGCCTCACTTTTACACGAGTATGAATTTCTACCGTCTGATCAGAATACCGTTGACCTATCTGAGGTTCTAAAGTTGTCTTGTGAGATGGCCAATCCTCTGATCGTTAAAGTGCGCCCGAGGCGTAGGTAA